The proteins below come from a single Tenuifilum thalassicum genomic window:
- a CDS encoding C1 family peptidase has protein sequence MNRLLTFFVAMLIAAMAFAQVEGFKFNSKVDITTSPVKDQNRTGTCWSFATTSFIETELIRMGNPVYDISEMYFVRYAYEQKAKDYVRFHGTNNFGQGGQAHDVMNVIREHGMVTEAEYPGLNYGEESHVHGEMVEALKGFLDAVVKNPNRKLTTAWFNAFKGILDAYLGVAPDPSKSELASVKFNPDDYVELTSFSHLPFYQNVMLEIPDNWSHDFYYNLPLDELMEVISYALNNGYSVCWDGDVSEKSFSYKNGVALLPVTKTNEIAGSDKAQWVGLTDKDLKDMLKSFNSPVPEVSVNQENRQQNFDNLTTTDDHLMHLTGIATDQNGTTYFKTKNSWGADGVYNGYLYMSESYVRMKTIAIMVHRDAIPKNIAKKLGI, from the coding sequence ATGAACAGATTACTTACTTTTTTCGTTGCCATGTTGATTGCAGCAATGGCATTCGCACAGGTCGAAGGGTTTAAGTTTAACAGTAAAGTTGATATAACAACCTCACCGGTTAAGGACCAAAATAGAACCGGGACCTGTTGGAGCTTTGCAACAACTTCGTTTATCGAAACGGAGTTAATCAGAATGGGAAACCCTGTTTACGATATTTCTGAGATGTACTTCGTTAGATATGCTTATGAGCAAAAAGCGAAAGATTATGTTCGATTCCATGGTACAAATAATTTTGGACAGGGAGGTCAGGCACACGATGTTATGAATGTAATTAGGGAGCATGGAATGGTAACAGAAGCGGAATATCCTGGATTAAACTATGGTGAAGAGTCTCATGTTCATGGTGAGATGGTGGAAGCCCTTAAGGGCTTTTTAGATGCTGTGGTTAAAAATCCTAACAGGAAGCTAACAACTGCCTGGTTTAATGCTTTCAAGGGTATTCTAGATGCATATCTTGGTGTTGCTCCAGACCCCTCCAAGTCAGAACTAGCAAGTGTAAAATTTAACCCGGATGATTATGTTGAGCTTACCTCATTTTCCCATTTGCCTTTTTATCAGAATGTAATGCTTGAAATTCCCGACAACTGGTCGCATGATTTCTACTATAACCTACCACTTGACGAGTTAATGGAGGTAATCTCATATGCTTTAAACAATGGATATTCTGTGTGCTGGGATGGTGATGTTAGTGAAAAGAGTTTTTCCTATAAAAATGGGGTAGCCCTTCTACCTGTTACAAAAACCAATGAGATTGCTGGGTCCGACAAGGCGCAATGGGTGGGATTGACAGATAAGGATTTAAAGGATATGCTTAAAAGTTTTAATAGTCCAGTGCCAGAAGTTTCTGTTAACCAGGAGAATCGCCAGCAAAACTTTGATAATTTAACCACTACCGATGACCATTTAATGCACCTGACTGGTATTGCAACCGACCAGAATGGAACAACCTATTTTAAAACCAAAAATAGCTGGGGTGCCGATGGAGTTTATAATGGTTACCTTTATATGTCGGAATCGTATGTTCGTATGAAAACTATTGCCATTATGGTTCACCGTGATGCTATTCCCAAAAATATTGCTAAGAAACTAGGAATTTAA
- a CDS encoding inorganic phosphate transporter → MDALINSHFIIPFLISMFLAINMGGSGTGPAFSVAYGANVLRKTAIPSLFGLMVFLGAITAGKTTATTVGNGLINPILMNYAQVSIILFSVSISLLIANLFGIPQSTSQATVLAIIAPGIYFHEFNSNTIFVEVIPTWFVLPIISFILSFLIGKYIYTPLRRRGYTISSKINDHYMLRGAIVFASLYVAFSIGANNVANASGPLTSMTINELGISTTSPRVLTLIMIMSTMVVAPSFGIGSSVFGEKILKNTGKELFLFGRIEAVIIAVISASLLLAASILKGVPTSLVQLNVGAILGIGVARLGPKNIFRKTAVRRFFLMWLIAPIVAFLTSWYLTYLADKFGYL, encoded by the coding sequence ATGGATGCACTTATCAACAGCCACTTTATAATCCCTTTCCTTATTTCAATGTTTCTTGCAATAAACATGGGCGGGAGTGGTACAGGACCTGCCTTTTCCGTTGCATACGGGGCAAATGTTTTAAGAAAGACTGCCATACCTTCCCTTTTTGGATTAATGGTTTTTTTAGGTGCTATTACTGCAGGTAAAACAACTGCAACAACTGTGGGGAATGGATTAATTAATCCAATTCTTATGAACTATGCACAAGTGTCAATAATACTTTTTTCGGTATCAATTTCACTTTTAATTGCTAACTTATTTGGTATACCTCAATCAACTAGCCAGGCAACTGTTCTTGCCATAATAGCTCCTGGTATCTATTTTCATGAATTTAACTCAAACACTATATTTGTTGAGGTTATTCCAACTTGGTTTGTCCTCCCCATAATTTCATTTATTCTTTCGTTTCTTATTGGAAAGTACATTTACACCCCGCTCCGGCGCCGGGGATACACAATCTCAAGCAAAATAAACGATCACTACATGCTCCGTGGTGCAATTGTTTTTGCATCGCTTTACGTTGCTTTCTCTATTGGAGCAAACAATGTTGCCAACGCAAGCGGCCCTTTAACCTCCATGACAATAAATGAGCTAGGTATATCAACTACTAGTCCGAGAGTGCTAACTCTAATTATGATTATGTCAACAATGGTTGTTGCTCCTAGTTTTGGTATTGGTAGCTCAGTATTTGGTGAGAAAATATTGAAGAACACAGGAAAAGAACTATTTCTATTTGGACGAATTGAAGCAGTAATAATTGCTGTTATATCAGCATCGCTATTGTTAGCTGCATCTATTTTAAAAGGAGTACCTACCTCACTAGTTCAACTTAATGTTGGTGCAATACTTGGCATTGGCGTTGCTAGGCTTGGACCTAAAAACATATTTAGGAAGACTGCAGTTCGCCGTTTCTTCCTAATGTGGCTAATAGCTCCAATAGTTGCTTTTTTAACCTCTTGGTATTTAACATATCTAGCCGATAAGTTTGGATATTTATAG
- a CDS encoding ComEA family DNA-binding protein, translating to MLIRSYILVILFALNTFIAYAQEAQEPRQVIADIVEDLVSQSESEQDYSELVEELLYIAENPINLNSTNYSELKKLFFLSEFQIQSLLDYIDSTGKFLSIYELQLVPGFDLVDVKHLEPFVYAGDMVQHVTTQDFIQGKHEFATRLKTLLEIPKGYSNKSSITNYYLGSKLALYSRYRYRASNLQIGLTAEKDAGEPFFDGTFQSGLDYLSGYAMANDIGRLKKCVIGDYRAEFGQGLTFWNSLTFGKSASLTGLHKRGRGIIPHSSAYESLFLRGVGLTFNFKKIDISVFSSYRKIDANIADTIDDVAIAFTSLPESGYHRTYTEIQNRHTTPEFVVGSNVTLSYRRLKVGSTFFYNRIFAENLIKRPFYSLEPLATERLVCGINADYYYRQHLFYGEIGVNVLTRNVALLAGGELKLSNRLFFSVLGRSYSPSYDTRYTAALAEGSGSANENGLLLGLKILAGKDWQLLGYVDLFQFPWMRYGVYAPSVGRDLLLQSENVINPYFRVVLRYRYKQRQGNESISSLQVMPVMNQISQSLRMQLFYQPMNWMNLKSVVELSNYKTDSLLSGEHGFMIAQDININLSKTPLSIRMRFAIFDTESWSSRIYSYENDMLYSFTVPAYYSNGTRFMLMFKYGLTKNADIWLRFAQSYYKNMDVIGSGLDAIEGSTRSEVKCMLRFRF from the coding sequence ATGTTGATTCGTAGCTATATATTAGTCATCCTTTTTGCTCTTAATACTTTTATTGCTTATGCTCAGGAGGCTCAAGAACCTCGTCAAGTTATTGCAGATATTGTTGAGGATTTGGTTTCCCAATCAGAGTCCGAACAGGATTATTCAGAACTTGTAGAGGAATTGTTATATATTGCAGAGAATCCCATTAATTTGAATTCCACAAATTATTCTGAGCTGAAAAAACTGTTCTTTTTGAGTGAGTTCCAAATCCAAAGTTTGCTTGATTATATTGATTCCACAGGTAAGTTTCTAAGCATTTACGAGTTACAACTTGTGCCTGGGTTCGATTTAGTGGATGTTAAGCATCTTGAACCGTTTGTTTATGCTGGAGATATGGTTCAGCATGTTACTACCCAGGATTTTATTCAGGGGAAACATGAATTTGCTACTCGATTAAAAACATTGCTCGAGATACCTAAAGGATATTCTAATAAATCCTCAATAACCAATTATTATCTTGGAAGCAAATTGGCGCTATATTCTCGTTATAGGTATAGAGCGAGCAATTTACAAATTGGCTTAACTGCAGAAAAGGATGCAGGAGAGCCTTTTTTTGACGGAACCTTTCAATCTGGATTAGATTACCTGTCTGGATATGCGATGGCTAATGATATTGGTAGGTTAAAAAAATGTGTTATTGGTGATTATCGTGCGGAGTTTGGTCAGGGTTTAACGTTTTGGAATAGCCTTACCTTTGGGAAGTCTGCTAGTTTAACAGGTTTGCATAAACGTGGTCGAGGAATTATTCCCCACTCATCGGCTTACGAATCGTTGTTTTTAAGAGGAGTTGGGTTAACGTTTAACTTTAAAAAAATTGATATAAGCGTTTTTTCTTCGTATAGGAAAATTGATGCAAACATAGCTGATACCATAGATGATGTTGCTATTGCCTTTACCTCTTTGCCAGAGTCGGGTTACCACCGAACCTACACCGAAATACAGAACAGGCATACTACTCCTGAATTTGTGGTTGGTAGCAATGTAACTCTATCGTATAGAAGGCTTAAGGTGGGCTCAACGTTTTTTTATAATCGGATATTTGCCGAAAACTTAATTAAACGACCTTTTTATAGCTTGGAGCCGCTTGCAACTGAGCGTTTAGTATGTGGAATTAATGCCGATTACTATTACCGACAACATCTTTTCTACGGAGAGATTGGAGTTAATGTGTTAACTCGAAATGTGGCATTGCTTGCAGGTGGGGAGCTAAAGTTGAGCAACCGTTTGTTCTTTTCGGTTTTAGGCCGAAGTTATAGCCCATCTTATGACACACGTTATACTGCTGCACTCGCTGAGGGGAGCGGTTCAGCAAATGAGAATGGGTTGCTTTTGGGTCTTAAAATACTTGCTGGCAAAGATTGGCAATTGTTAGGATATGTTGATTTATTCCAATTCCCCTGGATGCGTTACGGGGTTTATGCACCATCGGTTGGAAGAGATTTACTTTTACAGTCGGAGAATGTAATAAATCCTTATTTTCGGGTTGTACTTAGATATCGATATAAACAGCGACAAGGTAACGAGAGTATTAGCAGCTTACAGGTTATGCCAGTTATGAACCAAATTAGTCAGAGCTTAAGAATGCAGCTGTTTTATCAACCTATGAATTGGATGAACTTAAAATCGGTTGTTGAGCTATCGAATTACAAGACCGATAGTCTTTTAAGTGGAGAGCATGGTTTTATGATAGCTCAAGACATCAACATAAATCTTAGTAAAACTCCTCTTAGTATTAGAATGCGATTTGCAATATTCGACACAGAATCATGGAGTAGTAGAATTTACTCCTATGAAAATGATATGCTGTACTCATTTACTGTTCCAGCTTACTATTCCAATGGAACAAGGTTTATGCTGATGTTTAAATATGGTTTGACAAAGAATGCTGACATTTGGCTAAGATTTGCCCAGTCGTACTATAAAAATATGGATGTCATTGGAAGTGGTCTTGATGCTATTGAGGGGAGCACTCGCAGCGAAGTAAAATGTATGTTAAGGTTTAGGTTCTAA
- a CDS encoding glutaminyl-peptide cyclotransferase, protein MNKIIILTLFLAASCTTNTSKEKNNTTSTPASKPLQLIRFDSPTSGDVFTAGQDIKIDLALIDTIQPDSIVLFKNNTRWLKTNKLSVTLKTEKGHPGTLMVNAIAWKNGRSQSASISLKLKSDITPQEYTYKVIKTYPHDPNAYTQGLIFHNGFLYEGTGQQGASTLRKVELETGKVIQSLNLSREYFGEGIAMLNDKIYQLTWTNGVGFVYDAATFKTLHTFGYSTQGWGLTTNGNELIMSDGSHIIYFMEPNGFSETHRIEVYDDNGPVKMLNELEYINGKIYANIYLTDDIIIINPESGAVEGRIDMRNLLKPNQRTGNEDVLNGIAYDPENNRIFVTGKLWSKLFQVEFIKKE, encoded by the coding sequence ATGAATAAAATTATCATTCTAACCCTATTTTTAGCTGCCTCATGCACTACAAACACCAGCAAAGAGAAAAATAATACTACCAGCACACCTGCCTCCAAACCGTTGCAGCTAATCCGATTTGATAGTCCAACAAGTGGCGATGTTTTTACAGCTGGTCAGGATATTAAAATAGACCTAGCGCTAATCGATACCATCCAACCCGATTCAATTGTGCTTTTTAAAAACAACACCCGATGGCTTAAAACCAATAAACTCTCCGTTACCCTTAAAACAGAGAAAGGACACCCAGGCACTCTAATGGTAAATGCCATAGCATGGAAAAATGGTCGCAGTCAAAGCGCTTCTATTTCATTAAAGCTCAAATCCGATATCACCCCACAGGAATACACTTATAAAGTTATAAAAACATACCCACACGACCCAAATGCCTACACTCAAGGGTTAATCTTTCACAATGGATTTTTATACGAAGGAACTGGCCAACAAGGGGCATCAACACTTAGGAAGGTAGAATTAGAAACTGGGAAAGTTATTCAAAGCTTGAACCTTAGCCGCGAATATTTTGGAGAGGGGATTGCAATGCTCAACGATAAAATTTATCAGCTAACCTGGACAAATGGGGTTGGATTTGTTTATGATGCAGCAACTTTTAAAACTCTTCACACATTTGGTTACTCAACGCAAGGTTGGGGGCTAACAACAAATGGTAACGAGCTAATTATGAGCGATGGGTCACACATAATATATTTCATGGAACCCAATGGTTTTAGCGAAACTCACCGTATTGAAGTGTATGATGACAATGGACCCGTAAAAATGCTCAATGAGCTGGAATATATCAACGGTAAAATTTATGCAAATATCTATCTAACTGATGACATTATTATCATAAACCCTGAATCGGGTGCTGTTGAAGGAAGGATTGATATGCGAAACCTGCTAAAGCCAAACCAACGCACTGGTAATGAAGATGTACTGAATGGAATTGCATACGACCCAGAAAACAACCGCATATTTGTAACAGGGAAACTCTGGAGCAAACTTTTTCAAGTTGAATTTATAAAAAAGGAATAA
- a CDS encoding OmpP1/FadL family transporter, producing the protein MRKQLLTIIATGFTTWVMAGGIVTNTNQSATYIRMLARDASTSIDAVYFNPAGMVKLDDGFHLYLSNQSLFQKKTIENKFPLLNDDKYVGDVAAPLFPNFYAVYKKDKLALGFGFQPNGGGGSATYNTGLPSFEIPISIIPPLLTSNGIPTDKYSADIYFDGSSVFWGAQLNASYAISDMISLSAGFRYIFAKNTYNGYLKNILINPNQPAFGANYNGVNMVSAPQFFTDAAATLNAWSAGASAYYTGLDPIVQGGGGSTLLSNGTSAGLTSQQIAEIQGLLVAAGVDPAALSSIDIATAQTTLGGAAPVFASNATQMTGYAGLTADKEVDAIQTGTGFAPILGVNLTFGEKLNVGIKYEFRTSLTLTNDTKVDGTGLFPDGGKLRYDIPAMLTGGFEYKALENLRVAGGFHYYFDKDAVIESAPGVKKEIDGNLYEFAAGLEYDITEKILISAGYLYAKTGVGKGYQTDLTHSLTSNTVGFGAMFKVNENLALELGTLYTMYNPDSKYIDYSSYGIPGITEAKEIYSRTNIGFAIGAAYKF; encoded by the coding sequence ATGAGAAAACAACTACTTACCATTATTGCAACCGGATTTACCACATGGGTAATGGCCGGTGGTATTGTTACAAACACAAACCAGAGTGCAACCTACATTCGCATGCTGGCTCGCGATGCTTCTACAAGTATTGATGCTGTGTACTTTAATCCAGCAGGTATGGTAAAATTAGATGATGGATTTCATCTTTACCTTAGCAACCAGTCGTTATTTCAAAAGAAAACAATTGAAAACAAGTTCCCTCTGCTTAACGATGATAAGTATGTAGGTGACGTTGCTGCCCCATTATTCCCAAACTTCTATGCTGTGTATAAAAAGGATAAGCTAGCATTAGGTTTTGGCTTCCAACCAAATGGTGGAGGAGGTTCGGCAACCTATAACACGGGTCTTCCTAGTTTTGAGATTCCTATATCAATCATTCCTCCACTGCTCACCTCCAACGGAATACCTACCGATAAATACTCTGCCGACATCTATTTCGATGGCTCAAGCGTATTTTGGGGTGCTCAGCTAAATGCCAGCTATGCCATTAGCGATATGATCTCACTATCAGCTGGTTTCAGGTATATCTTTGCTAAGAATACATATAACGGCTACCTTAAGAATATTCTTATCAACCCAAATCAACCCGCATTTGGTGCTAATTATAATGGTGTAAACATGGTGTCTGCACCTCAATTCTTTACCGATGCTGCTGCAACGCTAAATGCATGGTCTGCTGGTGCTTCTGCATACTACACTGGGCTTGACCCAATTGTACAAGGAGGAGGTGGCTCAACCTTACTTTCCAATGGAACATCAGCAGGATTGACTTCGCAGCAGATTGCAGAGATACAAGGATTGCTTGTTGCTGCAGGAGTAGACCCAGCAGCACTTTCTTCTATTGACATTGCAACTGCACAAACAACCCTTGGGGGGGCTGCTCCCGTTTTTGCTAGCAATGCAACCCAAATGACCGGATATGCAGGATTGACAGCTGATAAAGAAGTAGACGCCATACAAACAGGAACCGGATTTGCCCCAATCCTTGGCGTAAATCTTACTTTTGGTGAAAAACTAAACGTTGGAATCAAATACGAGTTCCGCACCTCGCTAACTCTTACCAATGATACAAAAGTTGATGGCACTGGCCTATTCCCCGATGGCGGTAAGCTACGTTACGATATACCCGCCATGCTAACAGGTGGGTTTGAATATAAGGCACTTGAGAACCTAAGAGTTGCCGGTGGCTTCCATTACTACTTCGATAAAGATGCGGTAATTGAAAGCGCTCCTGGTGTTAAAAAAGAGATAGATGGTAACCTATACGAGTTTGCTGCCGGTTTAGAGTACGATATAACTGAAAAGATTCTCATTTCGGCAGGCTATCTTTATGCCAAAACAGGTGTTGGCAAAGGTTACCAAACCGACCTTACACATAGCTTAACCTCAAATACTGTTGGATTTGGAGCCATGTTTAAGGTTAATGAAAACCTTGCCCTTGAACTTGGGACTCTTTATACCATGTATAACCCTGACTCAAAATATATCGACTACTCCTCTTACGGAATACCTGGAATTACCGAAGCAAAAGAGATTTACTCCAGAACAAACATTGGCTTTGCCATTGGTGCTGCCTACAAGTTTTAA
- the hpt gene encoding hypoxanthine phosphoribosyltransferase encodes MKQVKLKDKEFRLSYPESEIQADIEAVAKKINNDFASSKEIPLFISVLNGSFMFTADLLKRITIDCEVSFIRLASYQGTSSTGVVNEILGLSENVKNRTLIVVEDIVDTGVTLSKLYKELNKLNPKEIRVATLLFKPEAYKGDIKIDYIGRSIPNDFIVGYGLDYDGLGRNLPDIYTVI; translated from the coding sequence ATGAAACAGGTAAAGCTAAAAGATAAGGAGTTCAGACTAAGTTATCCAGAATCGGAGATACAAGCCGATATTGAGGCAGTTGCCAAAAAAATTAATAATGACTTTGCCAGTAGCAAAGAGATCCCATTATTTATAAGCGTGCTTAATGGCTCCTTTATGTTCACTGCTGACCTGTTAAAACGGATTACAATTGATTGTGAGGTTTCATTCATACGATTGGCTTCATACCAAGGGACATCTTCAACAGGAGTAGTAAATGAGATTCTAGGTTTGAGCGAAAATGTTAAAAACAGAACATTAATCGTAGTTGAAGATATAGTTGATACTGGCGTAACACTTTCCAAACTCTATAAAGAGTTAAATAAGTTAAACCCTAAAGAAATACGTGTTGCAACTTTACTTTTTAAGCCCGAAGCATATAAAGGGGATATTAAAATTGACTATATAGGTCGAAGCATTCCTAATGATTTTATTGTAGGCTACGGGTTGGACTATGATGGACTTGGTAGAAACCTTCCTGATATTTATACTGTCATTTAA
- a CDS encoding BT0820 family HAD-type phosphatase, which translates to MLRVAVDFDGTIVENEYPAMGKPLLFAFETLKELQKRGFVLILWTVRTGKLLDEAVELCKQNGVEFYAINSNHPEEVFDTDTPRKLDVDVFIDDRNLGGFPGWDKVFQTLCPNEPVQIAQKKVLSRYKRKGFIRRLLGI; encoded by the coding sequence ATGCTTAGGGTAGCTGTTGATTTTGATGGGACAATTGTAGAAAATGAATACCCTGCAATGGGTAAACCATTGCTTTTTGCCTTTGAAACCCTTAAGGAGCTCCAAAAACGTGGTTTTGTGCTTATACTGTGGACCGTTAGAACTGGAAAACTACTGGATGAAGCGGTTGAACTGTGCAAGCAAAATGGGGTTGAATTCTATGCTATTAATAGCAACCATCCTGAGGAGGTTTTTGATACTGATACCCCAAGGAAACTTGATGTTGATGTTTTTATAGATGATAGAAACCTTGGCGGTTTCCCTGGTTGGGATAAGGTTTTTCAAACACTTTGCCCCAACGAACCTGTTCAAATAGCTCAAAAAAAGGTTCTAAGTAGATATAAAAGGAAAGGTTTTATTCGTAGACTTTTGGGTATTTAA
- a CDS encoding lyase family protein, whose protein sequence is MSTRTETDYLGHLQIPSDALYGIHSARAKENFPDSTPFHIEWYQAMGLVKQACYLTYAEMVQALKEENLLPKEYSFIPNTIIDALSRAAGEVHTGKYFDHFIVPAIQGGAGTSINMNVNEIITNAALIHLNHKPGDYQVIDPIEHANIYQSTNDTVPTALRIAVVRLLTLLEELINNTRHSVESIEKEHRNSLRIGYTQLQAAVPSSYGQLFSTYSEALSRDWWRVSKCFERIKVVNLGGGAIGTAIGTPRYFVMEVVKHLQRLTGFPFTRSENLNDATANLDPFVEVHAILKAHAVNLEKMASDIRLLASDLTGNHLQIPKRQVGSSIMPGKVNPVISEFVVSVAHKVYSNDMLISNLAGQGALDLNAYLPAIGHAMIESIKLLIAANQSFAQYLLNGIEIDVDKSASQLMFNPSITTALLPLIGFNKAAILAQEMRKRKIDIFEANRSLKIIDDDNLNKIVKPNNLLKLGFSFHDLIE, encoded by the coding sequence ATGTCAACTCGTACCGAAACCGACTACTTGGGTCATCTACAAATCCCATCAGATGCACTCTATGGAATACATTCCGCTAGAGCCAAAGAGAATTTTCCTGACTCTACTCCTTTCCATATAGAATGGTACCAAGCAATGGGTTTGGTAAAACAGGCATGCTACCTGACCTATGCCGAAATGGTTCAAGCACTAAAAGAAGAAAATCTTCTTCCTAAAGAATATTCTTTTATACCCAACACCATTATTGATGCCCTATCTCGTGCAGCTGGTGAGGTACACACAGGAAAATACTTCGACCACTTTATAGTTCCTGCCATACAAGGTGGCGCAGGAACAAGCATCAATATGAATGTAAATGAGATAATTACTAACGCAGCACTTATCCACCTTAATCATAAACCAGGCGATTATCAGGTTATCGACCCCATTGAACACGCCAATATCTACCAAAGCACTAACGATACCGTTCCAACCGCCCTCAGAATAGCCGTAGTCCGTTTGCTTACTCTTTTAGAAGAACTTATCAACAATACACGCCATTCGGTTGAGAGTATCGAAAAGGAACATAGGAACTCGCTTCGGATAGGATACACTCAGCTACAAGCTGCAGTCCCATCATCTTATGGGCAACTATTTAGCACATACAGCGAAGCATTATCGCGAGATTGGTGGCGAGTATCGAAATGTTTTGAGCGCATAAAAGTGGTAAACCTTGGCGGTGGTGCAATTGGCACAGCAATTGGCACGCCACGCTACTTTGTGATGGAGGTAGTTAAACATTTGCAAAGGCTTACGGGTTTTCCCTTTACCCGAAGCGAGAATCTAAACGATGCTACCGCCAATCTTGACCCATTTGTAGAGGTTCATGCCATTCTAAAAGCCCATGCGGTGAACCTCGAGAAAATGGCCTCGGATATTCGTCTATTAGCTTCCGACTTAACAGGAAACCACCTACAAATTCCTAAGCGGCAAGTTGGTAGCTCAATTATGCCAGGCAAGGTTAATCCAGTAATATCGGAATTTGTTGTAAGCGTAGCCCATAAAGTTTACTCCAATGATATGCTTATTTCAAACCTTGCCGGACAAGGCGCTCTCGACCTAAATGCTTACCTTCCTGCTATTGGTCATGCTATGATTGAATCTATTAAACTGCTAATTGCTGCAAATCAAAGTTTTGCCCAATATCTGCTTAATGGAATTGAAATTGATGTTGATAAATCTGCTTCACAACTTATGTTTAACCCATCTATAACTACTGCACTGCTACCCCTTATAGGATTTAATAAAGCTGCCATATTGGCTCAGGAAATGCGAAAAAGGAAAATCGATATATTTGAAGCAAATAGGAGTCTCAAAATTATAGATGATGACAATCTTAATAAAATTGTTAAACCAAATAACCTGTTGAAACTAGGATTCTCATTTCATGATCTTATTGAATAG
- a CDS encoding PorV/PorQ family protein, producing MAYLPLFGQLPEAPVSGSGSAMGNTWISLRSNEASLLNPAALGYSRLYWAGVHHENRFLLKELGESSIGVTIPVTPGSFGINISHFGYNAFSRIKAGVGYGMHLGKRFVAGVGLSFTRLQIIGEYRNDNAYLIEGGIHYLPTDKLVVGFYLFNPTHSKFDNLADIPVLMGVGLTYLLSDRIQIVSQLDDDTQREPAFRFGMEYFTSKGIAFRIGYSTVSPEGITVGVGLPVKTFHVDFCLSHNQYLGFTPKLSISYLFTKKS from the coding sequence TTGGCATACCTTCCTCTTTTTGGACAGCTTCCCGAAGCTCCAGTATCAGGAAGTGGTTCTGCCATGGGGAATACTTGGATTAGCTTAAGATCAAATGAAGCAAGTTTATTAAATCCTGCTGCGCTAGGCTATTCAAGGTTATATTGGGCAGGAGTTCATCACGAGAATCGCTTTTTGCTTAAAGAGTTAGGGGAAAGTTCAATTGGTGTTACAATACCGGTTACTCCTGGCTCATTTGGAATAAATATTTCCCATTTTGGCTATAACGCATTTAGTCGGATTAAAGCTGGTGTAGGTTACGGAATGCATTTAGGTAAACGATTTGTTGCTGGTGTGGGACTTTCATTTACTAGACTTCAAATTATTGGGGAGTATAGGAACGATAATGCGTATTTGATTGAGGGAGGAATACATTACTTACCAACCGATAAGCTGGTAGTTGGTTTTTATCTTTTTAATCCAACTCATTCCAAATTCGACAATCTGGCTGATATACCTGTTCTAATGGGGGTTGGATTAACCTATTTATTATCGGATAGAATACAAATTGTTTCTCAGCTAGATGATGATACTCAACGAGAACCTGCATTTAGGTTTGGCATGGAATATTTCACTTCCAAAGGCATAGCCTTCCGAATAGGATATTCCACTGTAAGTCCCGAAGGTATAACGGTAGGAGTAGGGTTGCCGGTAAAAACCTTTCATGTCGATTTTTGCCTTTCACATAACCAATACCTTGGTTTTACTCCAAAACTTTCAATTTCATACCTATTCACTAAAAAAAGTTAG